ATTGCACCTCAACTCCTTACACAAGTACAAGATGTAATAAGAGAGAAAGAATTAAGAATGCATGTTACACCTGAAGAGTTAGACATCTTACGTGGTTAATTTTAATCACAGCTTAcatgttattataaataatacaattaactctctaaattatataaatacataaatatgttttattaaaatactataaatatatttcttgttctaattatatataatgtatgtaaataaataattaacaaaaataaatttaagtttatatttaaaaaaataatttttatttagaaatatatttcctttaaattaatattagtacTAGCCAATTAGTATTAGTTTCTATTGAATATACAACGAACAAgttttcatatatgtatataagtaaATACACAGTATAAAGTTGTGAGTGCAATTGATTTGTTGATATACAACTGACAACTAAAAGTTGATAATTTTATATCGTATTACCTtgttattgaaatttaatataaaataataataaattgatgcgattaataatactattagAACAATAGTTTTACTGAAATATAAtactcatataattaaaaacttaGGTTAAGTTAGTTTCTATTTAAGTAAGTtcacattattatattaatattaattagatataatttagaaaatttttattcataaattctgAGCTTACGTCTTCAATATGGATTTAAAAGCTGTTGTTGTTTCTGGAGAAGCATCAGAATCTGATGATGATAATGGAAGCATTGTTACCGTATGTCAATCCTGTAATATTTACAACTTCATTagatataaaataagaaataatagacgttttatattttacacaGGATACAGGATTTCCTTCTGTACAAACATCTAAGTATTGTGGTACTATAATTTCTGGGGAAGCTTCAGAATCTGATGATGGTAAGATGAGGCGTGAAAAAAAGTTTAGTAAACTAataacaaatctctaaattattatcaattagaTGGGACAAGTTTCAGTAGTGTCGTTGAAGCAGTCGATGCTATGGCTTGTATGCCTTATGCTGAAGTTaaagtccaaaaatccaaaacatCTTCTATAAAATACAATAGTTTACTTCATAAGAAATTACGTaagttaaaatattcatttcagGTAAAAGTATTatctttttaacattattttattaatgttatt
Above is a window of Megachile rotundata isolate GNS110a chromosome 12, iyMegRotu1, whole genome shotgun sequence DNA encoding:
- the LOC100874809 gene encoding uncharacterized protein LOC100874809; protein product: MDLKAVVVSGEASESDDDNGSIVTDTGFPSVQTSKYCGTIISGEASESDDDGTSFSSVVEAVDAMACMPYAEVKVQKSKTSSIKYNSLLHKKLHECNKRLDKDLTQMVESTVDNAIQELSTVNRQLLKNELILQESVCQLRSACNRTKDVLNALQQLVDGNFLHSIKT